One segment of Synchiropus splendidus isolate RoL2022-P1 chromosome 4, RoL_Sspl_1.0, whole genome shotgun sequence DNA contains the following:
- the LOC128758049 gene encoding uncharacterized protein LOC128758049 has protein sequence MLVQRLSEVKCLLFSKELSYTNNTTCMLRQYRALNENERAQPAPSTRKHAVDQASVAMVVKDSQPFTLVEDQGFRSLLDLLEPTYIIPTRQALKAMVEERFHAEMQKAKEEVQKAKACSLTADMWTSMDMEAYLGVTCHFITEEDTLNTILLGVEHFPQSHTAENLAQAKTKIMAEWGIKD, from the exons GTGAAGTGCTTGCTCTTCTCGAAGGAGCTGAgttacacaaacaacaccacatgcatgttgaggcagtaccgagccttgaatgaaaatgaacgtgCACAACCCGCGCCAA gtaccaggaaacatgctgtggatcaggcttcggttgccatggttgtgaaggattcccagcctttcacactggtggaagatcagggatttaggagcctcctggatctcctcgaGCCTACCTATATTATTCCAACTAGACAG gctcTAAAGGCAATGGTCGAGGAGAGATTCCATGCCGAAatgcagaaggcaaaagaagaggtccagaaagctaaagcttgcagtctgactgcagacatgTGGACCTCTATGGACATGGAGGCCTATCTTGGTGTGACGTGTCACTTTATTACTGAGGAGGACACTCTGAACACCATCCTGCTGGGAGTGGAACactttccacagagccacacagcagagaacttagcccaggcaaagacaaaaattatggcagaatggggaATAAAAGATTAG